CGCGCCGCGCCGACGAGCTGCTCGGGGATCGCGACGCGCTGCTCGCGGCGCTCGCCTCGGACCCGGGCGCGCTCGACGACGAGGATCGACGCGCGCTCTCCACGCTGCCCCTCCTGGAGTCGCGGTCCGGGACGCGACAGCCGGCCTTGGCGCTCGTGGATCCCGCGCCCTTCGAGCGCGCGCTCGGCGCGGATCGACTCGAGGCGCTGGGGCTCGGCGAGCGCTGGCTCTCGGACGCGAGCCGCCAGAGCTCGGGCGCCATCGGCCTCACGACCGGAGACGGAGCGCACCTGCTCGAGGAAAGCGTGTTGCCAGCGCTCAGCCCGGGCGCCGTCCTCGTCGAGCAGCCGGCTCCCTGGCGCGCGGTCGAGGATCTCTGGGCGTTGCGCGCGCTGCTGCACGAGCTGGGCGTGCCCACCGAGGACGCGCCCATCTGCCTCGACGCGCGCGGTCGGCTCGCGCGCGGCCCGCTCTGGACGACGAGCGACGCGGCACGGCGCGTGGCCGAGGGGCTGCCGGACGACGCGCCGCTGCGCGACCGGCTCGCGGATCCGACCTGGGCCGAGGGCGTCACCGACGCCGCGCTGCTGTCCGAGCTGCCCGCGCGGAAGCTCGCCGAGGCGCTCCGGGAGGCTTGCCCACAGGAGCGCCCGCGCGATGGGCACCCCGTCATCGCCGACGTGCCCGCGCTGCTCGCCTGGTTGAGAGAGGCGGCCGACGAGCTGCGCGCAGACGAAGCGGCGAAGGCCGCGCTCGGCAGCGCCGCGATCCTGCCGTCCCAGCGGCGGACCCTGCGCGCGCCGCGCGACCTGGTGCTCGACCCGAGCTTGCCCGACCTGGGGCTCGACTGGGGGCTCGCGCCCGAGGTGCCGCCCGACGTCGCGGGCTGGCTGGCCGAGACGTACGAGCTGGATCTGCGCGCGCGCCGCACGATCGTGGACGGGGTGCTCGACGGGATCGACGCCGCGGCGGAGGCGGACGATCCGGCGCGCGCGGCGGAGCTGGTGCGCTTCCTGGCGCGTACCCTCGGAGCCCCGCAGCTCGACGACGCCACGCTCGAGCAGCGCGCCCGGCGCTCGAAGACCCGCGCGCGGTTGAAGGTGCCGCTCGAGGGCGGCGCGTGGGACAAGCCGCGCTTCGCGTGGGCGCCCTCCGACGACGCGGCCGAGCACGCCGAGGCGTTCGTGGCCGACCTCCCACCGCGGATCGCGCTGCCCGGCCTCGACGCCCCCGCCCGCCGCCTGCTCGCCGCGTGTGGCGCCCGCGCCGATCTCGACGAGGACACGGTGGCGGCGCTCCTCGATGGCGATGGGATCCGGGACGGCGCCGCCGCGCGCCGGGCCCTCGCGCGTTACGTCGCGCTGCGCGCGCTCGCCGTGCCGGCCCGGGTGGAGACGTGGCGGCTGCGGCGGCGCGCGTGGGTGCCCGACCGCGAAGGCGCGCTGCGCGAGCCCGGCGCGCTGCTCTGGCCCGACACGCTGGCCGAGGCCCTCTTCGGCGACGAGCCGGCGCGCTTCCCGGACCCGCAGGTGACTTTCGACCTGCCGGACGAGGCGGCGGATCGGCTCGGCTTCGGACGGGCCGCCTCACTCTCGCTCGCCGAGTTGGCGCGTCACGTCGGCGACGCCGAGGCGAGCCCGGCCCTGCTCGACTGGCTGGAGGAGGGCCTGCGCGCGGATCGCTTGAGCGTGGTGGAGGTCCGCCGCGCGCTGCGGGGCCGGATCCGCGTGCGCGACGACGTCGGCATCCCGCGCCCCCCGCGAGAGCTGGCGCGCACGGACGCGGCGCGCCTCTTCGGGCGCTGGCGCGGCGACTTCGCGCTCGCGTCCGAGCTGCCGCGGCTCGCGCGCGCGCTCGAGATCCCCGACGCGCCCCACGCGCCGATGATTCTCGCGTTCGTGGAGGAGATGGGCGCCGCGCTGCCCGCGCTCTCGGACGAAGAGAAGGCGGAGCTCTCGCGCCGCCTGCCCGAGTGCTACGAGCGGCTGGGCGAGGAGGCGGAGGCCGGCAAGCAGGTACCCCTCGCGTCGGGCTCCGCGGTGGCCGCGATGTCGAGCGGGCGCGCGGTGGTCACGACGATCGGCGAGCCCGCGCTGCGCATGCTCGAGCCGCCCGGGCTCGCGGAGACCCTGTCGAGCGCGACGAGCGACGCGACGCTCGATCCGCTGCCCGGCTTCGACCGCAGCCCGGCCCTCGCGCGCCTGCTCTGGGCCGCAGGCGTGCCCGACCTGCTGACGGTCTTCGCGATCGAGGCGGTGACGCCGGGACCCGAGCGCGCCGACCTCGCGGCCGAAGCCGACGCGCTCCACGCGGCGCTCGGCGCGGTGCTCGGCGACGCGGTCGGCGGGCGCGCGCGGGTGGTCGACGGGCTGATCGCGCGGGGCAAGCTCGAGCTCAACGTGCCTGGAGACACTGCGCAGGGGGACTATCGCTCGGCCTCGCGCTCCGATGTCCAGACGGAGCTGGCGGCCGCGGTGCACGAGGGAACGCTCTGGTTGACGCCCGAAGCGCTGCGCGCCCCGGTCCTGATCGCGCCTGCCCTGGCCCGTGACCCCGAGCGGCGCGCCGCGACCGCGCGGTGGCTCGCGGCGGGGGACTGGGCGCGGGCGCCGAAGCGGGTGACGCGCGCGGTCGAGCCCGAGACCGAGCCGAAGAAGGCCAGCCTGTGGGAGCGGATCGGGCGCGTCTTCTCCGGTGAAGCGCGCGAGCGGCCCTCGAAGCCGAAGCGCCGCGAGCGTGACGCCAGCGCGAAGACCGGGGAGGGCTTCTTCCGGCCCCAGGCCGAGGTCGAGTCCCAGCTCGAGCGGACCGACGGCTGGCTCGAGGACCGCCGCGTGGCGCCCGACTTCGGCTTCGCGTTCACGCCCCCGAGGCTGCCCGCGCCCTGGCTCTACGCGCCCAAGCTCGTCGCCACCCGCTTCGACGCCCGCGGTCAGCGCTGGCGCTCGGCCGCGGTTCTGCGCCCCGAGCCGCGCGGCGACGCGGGGCAGCTCTCGATGCGCGGGCGCCTCCCGAAGGGCGACGCGCTGATCCCCGTCCCGCTCTACGGCCGCCTCGACGAGGTGCGGGTGGAGGGCGGCGACGCGACCACGGTGGCGGGCCCGAGCGGCGGCACCGTCCTGCGGCTCGAGCGCGCGGGCGAGGTCCGCCTCCGGATGACGCTCGGCGCGATCCCGGACCTCGACGCCGCGCGGACGTCGAGCACCCCCGAGGCGCTCGAGCGCTTCGTGCCGGACGACGAGCTGCCCGAGGAGGTGCTCGAGTTCATGGCCGACCTCGACGCGGCCGACGCTCCGATGGTCGTCGCGCTCGCCATCCGCGACTTCGTGCGCGCGCGCTACCGCTACGACCCGAGCTATCTGGAGGACGCGGCGGTGGGCCGCTGGCTCGCGAAGATCACCCGCGGCCGCGCCCAGGCGCACGTGGCCGCGCTGCACGCGGGGGGCGACGCGCGCCACCTGGGGGCCGGCGTCTGCTACGAGCTCAACGTGCTCGCGTGCGAGCTGATGCGCCGCGCGGCCATCCCCGCCGCGATCGCGACCGGCTGGGTGCTCGACGGCGGCGCGCTCTCGGAGCCCGATCACCTCTGGGCCATCGCGCTCCTCGAGGACGCGTCGGGCGCGCCGGTGTGGGTCCCGATCGACGCCAGCACCACCGCCACGGGCCGTCCCCTGCGCGTGCCGACGCGGCCGGCCGGGCGCTTCAAGCCACCGAGCGAGAAGGCGGCCCGCGCGCCGAAGACGACGAAGTGGGACCTGGACCTGGGTCGGGGAGCGGGCCGCGGCGGCTCGGGAGGGCGTCCGGACCGGCCCAGGAAGACCAAGCGGCGCGCGCCGCCGCGGGCCGAGCTCCGCCGGCTGGTCCGCCACCTCGAGCGCGTCACGAAGCGCGAGGTCGAGCCGGACGAGCTCGAGGCGCTCGAGGCGGCGCTGTCGAACCCGCGCGACGCCAAGCGATTGCTCGAGCGGCTGCTGAAGTGATCAGCCGACGAACTGATCGAGGAACGCGTAGCTGTCCTGCCAGCAGCGCCGCGCGTTCTTCAGGAACGGGAAGGCGTGGAAGGCGTGCACCTCGCCTTCGTAGTAGCGGTCCTCCGCCACCGCGCCGTGATCGCGCAGCGCCTTGGCCAGCCGCCGCGTGTCGTCGAGGAGCGGATCCTTGGTGCCCACCGGGAGGAAGAAGGGCGGGAAGGGGCGATGCGGCGCCTCGCTCCGCTCGAGCCAGGTGAGCGGGTCGGCGAAGTCGATCTCCGGGCCGTGCGCGCGGTCGCCGAGGTAGCCGCGCTCGACCTCCTGGAGGCGATCCATGAGGAAACGCGAGAAGCGCTTCTTGCGCCGCGCGAAGCGCTCCACGTCGCTCACCTGGAAGATGCCGCACGCGGGCAGCACGGCCTTGGGCACCACCCCGGTCTCGAACACGCGCCGCGCGAACGGCTCCTCGCGCTCGTACAGGGTCGCGAGCGTGACGCTGGTGGCGAGGTTCGCGCCCGCCGACTCGCCCGCGATGACGAGCCGCTCGAGGTCGCCGCCGAAGCGCGCCGCGTGCGCGACCACCCACTCGAACGCGCGGCACGAGTCCTCGATCGCGGCGGGGAACGGGTGCGTGGGCGCCAGCCGGTAGCCGACGTTGAAGACCAGGTAGCCGCGCCGCGCGAAGGCCAGCCCCATCATCCAGTGCGTGTCCTTCGAGAGGATCCGGAAGCCGCCGCCGTGGATGTACATCACGACCGGGAGCGGGCCGTCGGCGTGCTTGGGCCGGTAGACGTCCAGTCGATGCTCGCGCCGGCGGCTCTCCTCCGCGTAGGCGAGGTCCCGGATCACCTCCACCCCGTGTCGCTCCGGCCGCGCCAGCGGGTGCAGCTGACCGAGGCGCGACGCGCCCTCGAAGAACCCGTTCACCAACGCGCCGCCCGCCCTGCGTCGCAGATGTTCTCGCTTCGCCACGGCGGGATTCTACCGCCTTCGCGCGGCGACCGCCCCGTGGGAGGTGGCTCGGCGCGTCCGCGCGGCGCGTGGCGGGGATGGGGGTACGCAAACATTGCGTACCACAAGTTAACAACCGAACACCGTCCCCTTTTCCTCGTTCGGGGAGGTCAGGTGGGGGCCCACGGCGGGGTGGCGAGGACGCGGCGCCAGAGGGAGCGCCAGGTGGGCCAGTCGTGTCGGCCCCGCACTCGCACCACGG
This window of the Sandaracinaceae bacterium genome carries:
- a CDS encoding alpha/beta hydrolase → MAKREHLRRRAGGALVNGFFEGASRLGQLHPLARPERHGVEVIRDLAYAEESRRREHRLDVYRPKHADGPLPVVMYIHGGGFRILSKDTHWMMGLAFARRGYLVFNVGYRLAPTHPFPAAIEDSCRAFEWVVAHAARFGGDLERLVIAGESAGANLATSVTLATLYEREEPFARRVFETGVVPKAVLPACGIFQVSDVERFARRKKRFSRFLMDRLQEVERGYLGDRAHGPEIDFADPLTWLERSEAPHRPFPPFFLPVGTKDPLLDDTRRLAKALRDHGAVAEDRYYEGEVHAFHAFPFLKNARRCWQDSYAFLDQFVG